The genomic segment GTGTCTTGGTCGACATCGATGGGTTGTGCGGATCGAGCGTTGCGTCGAAGGGGCCGAGTTCGAGCAGCGGGATGGTTATTTTTGCAAGGTCGGGGCGGATGTCGGCGCTGATGAGCTCCGTCATGTACTCGCTGGTCGCGGCGGGATCGGCGCCTTTGCCGAATGCGACCACGGTATCCACGTTTTTCGCTTGCGTCATGTACGGCACGCTGTAGGTTTTGGCGCCGGCCATGAGTTGATCGGGCGTCAGGTTC from the Candidatus Baltobacteraceae bacterium genome contains:
- a CDS encoding alpha/beta hydrolase yields the protein NLTPDQLMAGAKTYSVPYMTQAKNVDTVVAFGKGADPAATSEYMTELISADIRPDLAKITIPLLELGPFDATLDPHNPSMSTKTLAEKQAYYQKLLSNDPTAKVQFIDNSRHFIMIDQPQAFYAAVSAFLKTLP